From Carnobacterium alterfunditum DSM 5972:
ACTTGGCCCCACGCAACTATAGGGATAAAGTCTGCTTGTGATCCATTCTCTTTTTTTCCTCTTTTTGCTACTGCTAACGTATTATTTAGTACCACTTTGTCTTCTCCGACCTCTTTTAACTCTATTTCTCTCACTAAACGCCCAACTAATCCGATTTGATTCATTTTTTCTTCCTCCTTTTATTTGACTCTTACTTACTATATGCAAATTCAAGGCATTTTCTTTTTTATATTGCAAAAGAGCACGTTTTTTTTTTGACAAATCGTGTGGATACTTAAAAATAAAATTCCTTCTGAAATGGTCGGGTTTGCTTTTGGAGCCATGGAATCGTCTGCAAGCTTGTATATCACATTTGTTGCTACTTTAGTGGCGTGTAAACATCATTGCCCACAACGCTTCCTTTCAAAATACAAGCAACCCTGTTTACCCCAAAATAAATTTCAGCGTGTTGTATCGATACCATTTGACACAGAACAAAAAAAGCCAAAGAATCAAAACAAAAAATTGTTTTGAGTCTTTGACTTTTTATTTTTTTATAGCCGCCTAAAATATCAGATCAATTGACAATAGTAGGTTTTGTAAAGTAACTGAAAATGTGTACCCAAGTATCTTTTTCAAAAACAGTAAATGGATCCCCATCACCTAATACTCCATAACCAATCATCGCTCCAATAATAAAAGCTAGAGCAACCAAAAAGAATACAAGTACAATTTTCAATATGAATGTGGTGATTTGAAGTCCTATTTTTTCTTTAGTCATGGGTTTACCTCACTTTGATTAACCGATTTTTAAAATTTACGCTTTTTCTTAGTCATATTTTCTAATAAAATGCCTGTTCCTAAAGCAACAGAGTCTAATGGTTGTTCAGCAGCAAATACAGGTACTTTCAATTGTTCAGAGAAAAGTTGATCAATACCATCTAATAATGCACCACCACCGGTTAAAATTATACCACGATCAATAATATCTGCAGATAATTCAGGAGGAGTTTGTTCTAAAACATCTTTAGCCTGTTGAACGATCATCATCATTGATTCAGCAGTAGCTTTTTGAACTTCATCAGAAGTGATCGTGATCGTTCTTGGTAAACCAGTTACCATATCACGTCCTCTTACTTCCATTGAATCATCTCTTTTGCCTGGGAAAACTGTTCCAATCTCTTTTTTGATTGTTTCAGCTGTGCGTTCACCGATTAAAAGTTTATGTGTTTTTTTCACATATTGAGTAATTTCATTATCCAATTGATCACCTGCAACTTTTAACGAGCGGCTCGTTACAATGCCTCCCATTGAAAGAACGGCAATATCACTTGTACCGCCACCAATATCGATGACCATGTTTCCACTTGGTTGAAAAATATCCATTCCGGCTCCAATTGCCGCTACTTTAGGTTCTTCTTCAAGATAGATATTTTTACCGCCACTTTTTTCAGCAGCTTCAATGATCGCTTTTTGTTCAATTGTTGTTATATTTGTAGGGCAACAAATCAAAATATTTGGTTTTGATAAAAAGCCTTTTACGTTTAATTTATTAATAAAGTGAGTCAGCATTGCTTCTGTTATATCGAAATCAGCAATAACTCCTCCTTGTAATGGACGAATTGCACGGATGTTACCGGGTGTACGTCCAACCATTAAGTATGCTTCTTCTCCAACTGCTAAAACACGTTTTGTTGTAGTATCAATTGCAACGACTGAAGGCTCATTTAAAACAATGCCTTTTCCTTTTACATGAATCAATACATTGGCTGTACCTAAATCTATCCCTATATCTCTAGCCATTACTTGTTTCTCCTCTCAAGCTCTTGTTCGTTTACCTTTGATTGCTCTCTTTTAAGTAAAGCAACCATCTAATTTATTATTATAGCATAACTCGTTTCAATCTTAAACGCAGAATTAAGACATTTAACTAAATTTAATGTTTTCAAAAAAAGTATCAACCTAATAACATTGGAATACAAAAAAAAAAGCCTTATAAAGCGTCACTTTTTAAGTGTCAACTCTATAAGACTTGGTTACTATACCTTCATTAGAAACACTTTTTAAGAAAACAAACCTTCAAGTTCTGCTTCTTTCAACGTGCTTTGTACTGATTCTTCAATTCGTTCAATATCTGCGCCTAACGCTTGTAATTTTTTATGGAATTCATAATAGCCGCGATCCAAGTTTTCTAAATGGGTCACTCTTGTGTACCCTTTTGAAACTAAACCAGCTATAATCAAAGCTGCTGCTGCTCTAAGATCTGTTGCTGCAACTTCAGCACCTTGTAATTCTGTTGGTCCATAAACAACTAGCGTTTGTCCTTCAACTTTAAACTTAGCATTCATGCGACTCAATTCTTCCATGTGCATATAACGATTTTCAAATACGGTTTCTTTCATTGTACTTGTACCTTCAGCAAAAACTTGAGCTATCGTCATTTGAGATTGCATATCTGTTGGAAAACCAGGATGAGGCATTGTTTTTACATGCGTTGCCTTTAATTTTTTAGGCCCAATGACACGCATTCCATTACCTTTATCTTCGAATTCAACACCCATTTCTTTCAATTTCGAAATTAAAGGTTTATTGTGTTCAAAAACAGCATCTTCAATAAAAATATCACCTTGAGTCACTGCTGCTGCGACCATAAATGTACCGGCTTCAATACGATCCGGTATAATACTATGTTCTACACCTATTAACTCGGTTACACCCTCAATGCGGATACTTTCTGTACCAGCACCAATAACTTTAGCTCCCATACGATTTAAAAAGTTTGCTAAGTCAACGATTTCAGGTTCACGAGCAACGTTTTCAATTGTAGTTGTTCCTTTAGCTAGTGTGGCAGCCATCATGATGTTTTGTGTCGCTCCAACACTTGGAAAATCTAAGTAGATATGAGCTCCTTTTAGCTGGTCGGCAAATGCTTCAATATATCCATTTTCGATATGGATTTCCGCACCCATCGCTTCAAATCCTTTTAAATGTAGATCTATCGGACGTGTTCCAATTGCACAACCCCCTGGAAGAGCAACTTTTGCATGTCCCAAACGAGCCAATAGTGGTCCCAATACGACAATAGATGCCCGCATTTTACTTACATATTCAAAAGGAGCTTCAAAGTGGAGTCCTTTAGTAGCATCTAGGTTGATTTCTTTTTTAGATTGATCAAAGTCAACAGTTAAATTCAAGTGGCTTAAAACTTCATTGATAGAGAACACATCGGACAATATTGGGACATTAGTTAATTTAGTTTGTCCCTTACTTGCTAATATTGTGGCTGCTAAAATAGGCAATACGGCATTTTTTGCCCCTTCTACTTTAACTGTTCCAGTTAGGTGTTTTCCACCTCGAACGATAATTTTTTCCATATGGTAGTATCCCTCCAAAATTTTCATTGTCTTTATCACAACGGTGTGAAGCAAACGACGCAAGACAACATTTAATATTATAGCACGAAGCCAGGATAACGTACAAATTTAATGAATGTTTTGTAACAAACTTATTCAATTCTTAATAAAACAAAAAGATAAGATTTTGAGAATTTAGGATCAAGTCGATAAAAAAAGTACTCACCGTATAGCCTACAGTGATGGATATAAACAAATACAAGACACGCGCTTGACCGATATTATTTTTTTTAATAAATTTTTCTATTCTTATTCCTTTTAATGCCCAAAAAGAGAGTAAAATAAAAAACATATGAGAAACGATTGTAATTAAAGATTGCATACCTAGAAAGTTCATATTTTTTATTTCTCTTCCCTTCTAATTTACTATAATTTTAACATAAAAAAGGTTGAATAACCTTCATCTTGTCTTCAATTTGTAATATAACTTTAATTATAGTACTAATTTTTATTTTGCATAAAAAAAAGTTGGAATAAAACAGACTCGCTGTTTTATTCCAACTTATAGATCAAACTCTTTTATGTTTAGATACTGAAATTCGATTCACAGCTTTTCTCAAAGAGATTTCTGCACGTTTCGAATGATTTTTATTTTCAATTGCTTCTGATTTTCGTAATTCTTCTTCTGCTCGTTGTTTAGCAATCATAGCTCGTTCGATATCGATATCTCTTGCTCTTTCAGCACTATCTGCAATGATAGAACAAACGTTATCTCTAACTTCCATAACTCCTCCGTTTACAGCGATCCAATCTTCTGTATCGATTGAAACACGTTGTACTCGAACGGAATGGATCGTTAAAGGAACGATGATGGGAATATGTTCTGGCAAAATACCTATTTCTCCATCTACTGCTTTAGCAATCACTCTTTTCGCTTGGTGATTGTAGACGATTCCAGCAGGCGTAACAATATTCACTTGCATTTCACTCATCTATTTTCACCTCCTAGTATCCCATTGATTGAGCTTTAGCAACGACTTCATCAATTCTTCCTACGTTACGGAAAGCATCTTCAGGTAAATGGTCGTAACGGCCATCAATGATTTCCTTAAAGCCACGTACAGTTTCTTCTACAGGTACATAAGATCCTGGCAGACCCGTGAAGGCCTCAGCTACATGAAAGTTTTGCGATAAGAAGAATTGAATACGTCTAGCTCTAGATACAGCGATTTTTTCATCCGATGACAATTCATCCATTCCTAGGATAGCAATAATATCTTGCAATTCACGGTAACGTTG
This genomic window contains:
- a CDS encoding DNA-directed RNA polymerase subunit beta — encoded protein: MTKEKIGLQITTFILKIVLVFFLVALAFIIGAMIGYGVLGDGDPFTVFEKDTWVHIFSYFTKPTIVN
- a CDS encoding DUF1146 family protein is translated as MNFLGMQSLITIVSHMFFILLSFWALKGIRIEKFIKKNNIGQARVLYLFISITVGYTVSTFFIDLILNSQNLIFLFY
- the mreB gene encoding rod shape-determining protein MreB, which produces MARDIGIDLGTANVLIHVKGKGIVLNEPSVVAIDTTTKRVLAVGEEAYLMVGRTPGNIRAIRPLQGGVIADFDITEAMLTHFINKLNVKGFLSKPNILICCPTNITTIEQKAIIEAAEKSGGKNIYLEEEPKVAAIGAGMDIFQPSGNMVIDIGGGTSDIAVLSMGGIVTSRSLKVAGDQLDNEITQYVKKTHKLLIGERTAETIKKEIGTVFPGKRDDSMEVRGRDMVTGLPRTITITSDEVQKATAESMMMIVQQAKDVLEQTPPELSADIIDRGIILTGGGALLDGIDQLFSEQLKVPVFAAEQPLDSVALGTGILLENMTKKKRKF
- the murA gene encoding UDP-N-acetylglucosamine 1-carboxyvinyltransferase, which translates into the protein MEKIIVRGGKHLTGTVKVEGAKNAVLPILAATILASKGQTKLTNVPILSDVFSINEVLSHLNLTVDFDQSKKEINLDATKGLHFEAPFEYVSKMRASIVVLGPLLARLGHAKVALPGGCAIGTRPIDLHLKGFEAMGAEIHIENGYIEAFADQLKGAHIYLDFPSVGATQNIMMAATLAKGTTTIENVAREPEIVDLANFLNRMGAKVIGAGTESIRIEGVTELIGVEHSIIPDRIEAGTFMVAAAVTQGDIFIEDAVFEHNKPLISKLKEMGVEFEDKGNGMRVIGPKKLKATHVKTMPHPGFPTDMQSQMTIAQVFAEGTSTMKETVFENRYMHMEELSRMNAKFKVEGQTLVVYGPTELQGAEVAATDLRAAAALIIAGLVSKGYTRVTHLENLDRGYYEFHKKLQALGADIERIEESVQSTLKEAELEGLFS
- a CDS encoding F0F1 ATP synthase subunit epsilon, whose translation is MSEMQVNIVTPAGIVYNHQAKRVIAKAVDGEIGILPEHIPIIVPLTIHSVRVQRVSIDTEDWIAVNGGVMEVRDNVCSIIADSAERARDIDIERAMIAKQRAEEELRKSEAIENKNHSKRAEISLRKAVNRISVSKHKRV